The Cryptococcus gattii WM276 chromosome B, complete sequence genome has a segment encoding these proteins:
- a CDS encoding Alcohol dehydrogenase, putative (Similar to TIGR gene model, INSD accession AAW40734.1) has protein sequence MPPPASRASIIRLLSLTANQGCRGCGRTHSVLDHAHNHEHTHSHVPLGRRGMATPVDLPIRGGPPPGNTDYAFEMAASNLRFGAHATSEVGMDFANLIKEMPAVDRSQAKIGVFTDPNVAKLPVMEIVEESLLREGLDFVVWDKCAVEPTDKSWQEAVDFSRSSHLTHFLAVGGGSSMDTAKAANLFTNYPNADLYEFINAPIGKGTPITKKLSPLIAIPTTAGTGSETTGTAILDIPSRKFKTGIASRALKPTLGIVDLLNTATCPKEVAIAAGLDVLFHSLESWTAVPYHQRTPRPANPINRPAYQGSNPISDIFSKWALETTVKYLPRIARDPSGDEEARAQMLLAASTAGIGFGNAGVHMCHAFSYPISSLNKGRPKSKQYHHPSYSPNIPLIPHGVAVSLTAPAVFNFTAPSSPDRHREALLVFLGKERAHEANNLKDEDLGPKLSEEIQRFLDILEVPRGLSKVGYTGSDITSLVEGCLPQRRVLDLAPVLAKNNNAEEREQLSHIVERSMNW, from the exons ATGCCCCCTCCAGCATCCAGAGCATCCATTATCCGACTCCTCTCACTCACCGCCAACCAAGGCTGTAGAGGCTGTGGACGTACCCACTCCGTGCTTGACCATGCCCATAACCATGAACACACCCACTCCCATGTCCCCCTTGGGCGGCGCGGGATGGCAACCCCTGTGGACTTGCCAATCAGAGGCGGTCCCCCTCCTGGGAACACCGATTACGCCTTCGAG ATGGCTGCATCAAACCTCCGATTTGGCGCCCATGCAACCAGCGAAGTAGGCATGGATTTTGCCAACCTCATAAAGGAAATGCCTGCTGTCGATCGCTCCCAGGCCAAAATAGGTGTTTTTACAGATCCCAATGTAGCGAAACTGCCTGTGATGGAGATTGTGGAAGAGAGTCTGTTGCGAGAAGGCTTGGATTTTGTAGTATGGGATAAATGTGCAGTGGAACCTACAGATAAAAGCTGGCAA GAAGCAGTCGATTTTTCCAGGTCTTCACATCTCACTCATTTCCTGGCCGTCGGTGGTGGATCTTCTATGGACACTGCTAAGGCTGCCAACTTGTTCACGAATTATCCAAACGCCGATCTCTATGAGTTTATCAACGCTCCCATTGGCAAAGGTACACCTATCACTAAGAAACTTAGCCCTTTGATTGCCA TTCCGACTACCGCT GGAACAGGATCTGAGACTACTGGAACTGCAATCCTGGACATTCCGTCTCGCAAATTCAAAACTGGAATTGCGTCTCGGGCTCTCAAGCCGACCCTTGGTATTGTCGATTTGTTGAATACCGCAACATGCCCGAAGGAAGTGGCTATCGCAGCTGGGCTGGACGTCCTGTTCCATTCACTCGAAA GTTGGACTGCCGTGCCCTACCACCAAAGGACTCCTAGGCCGGCAAACCCCATTAACCGAC CTGCTTATCAAGGCTCCAACCCTATTTCTGATATTTTCTCCAAATGGGCTTTGGAGACTACGGTCAAGTACCTTCCTCGAATTGCTCGAGACCCCTCGGGTGATGAAGAGGCTCGAGCACAAATGCTCCTAGCTGCTTCTACTGCAGGTATAGGCTTTGGTAATGCAGGAGTGCACATGTGT CACGCGTTCTCCTACCCTATTTCCTCACTTAATAAAGGTAGACCCAAGAGCAAACAGTATCATCACCCGTCTTATAGTCCCAACATTCCCCTCATTCCTCACGGCGTGGCCGTCTCTCTTACCGCTCCTGCCGTCTTCAATTTCACGgctccttcttcccctgACCGACACCGCGAGGCATTGTTGGTCTTCCTTGGGAAAGAGAGGGCCCATGAAGCGAATAATCTGAAGGACGAGGACCTGGGCCCTAAGTTGAGTGAGGAGATCCAAAGATTTTTGGACATTCTGGAAGTTCCTAGAGGGTTGAGTAAAGTTGGCTACACAGGAAGCGATATCACTTCT CTTGTCGAGGGCTGTCTTCCTCAACGAAGAGTCCTCGATCTAGCACCTGTCTTGGCCAAGAACAACAATGCTGAAGAGAGGGAGCAACTTTCTCACATCGTCGAACGTTCAATGAATTGGTAA
- a CDS encoding uncharacterized protein (Similar to TIGR gene model, INSD accession AAW40736.1) has translation MAPLGVFITTWNTGLQGSKAQSQDLTSWLLPVLHNASDPELPQGYIPDLYAVGIQELLPLHLALAGLSEPVLLALTSRIENLLSAHASSLSPNKTPERYSLVARVAHVGNALWIFSRDTTMDGRIGKPSTATLGLYWGGMGNKGAVGIRLPVRRGKIGGWENLTFVNAHLEAHDHNILRRNAQYQRILSSLVFNSTDPLTTSQQIFETSHLFFMGDLNYRLSKQPLPGALQENDILGDVLEFEKSRMAMLDTDTLRQEQREGRVFGGLREGDLTGFAPTYKRIVGQVEGYSKKRIPGWTDRILFASHTDPPHLFSPQASLDPVPSNVASTTTILHFNSTPGLVISDHKPVHAILSLPEVSHETPSPHLAPVLPPAPSPHQPRPIPTQREVLMIEKFFGTLLDRLIGWPWCIIVLLGFGNTRTGMGVSAFVAMIWGIWWSGLYSR, from the exons ATGGCTCCTCTAGGCGTCTTCATCACGACTTGGAACACCGGTTTGCAGGGATCCAAAGCCCAATCCCAAGATCTCACAAGCTGGCTTCTGCCAGTTTTGCACAATGCTTCTGATCCCGAATTACCTCAGGGGTACATTCCAGACCTTTACGCTGTAGGAATTCAAGAGCTTTTACCCCTTCACCTTGCCC TGGCTGGTTTGAGTGAGCCTGTACTCCTTGCTCTGACTAGTCGCATCGAAAATCTTTTATCCGCCCACGCCAGCTCTTTGTCGCCCAATAAGACACCGGAGAGATATTCCTTGGTCGCTAGAGTGGCCCATGTTGGAAATGCACTCTGGATCTTCTCCCGGGATACTACCATGGACGGAAGGATAGGGAAGCCGTCGACCGCAACTTTGGGATTATATTGGGGAGGCATGGGAAATAAAGGGGCTGTGGGTATCAGACTCCCTGTGAGAAGGGGCAAGATTGGTGGATGGGAGAATCTGAC CTTCGTCAATGCCCATCTCGAAGCGCACGATCATAATATCCTTCGACGCAATGCGCAGTACCAAAGAATTTTGAGCTCTCTCGTCTTCAATTCAACAGATCCTCTTACAACCTCGCAACAAATTTTTGAAACATCCCATTTGTTTTTTATGGGCGATCTCAATTATAGGCTTTCTAAACAGCCACTTCCTGGAGCTCTACAAGAGAATGACATCCTGGGAGATGTGCTGGAGTTCGAAAAGTCTCGAATGGCGATGCTGGATACTGATACCTTGAGACAAGAAcagagagaaggaagggtTTTCGGAGGCTTAAGGGAAGGCGATTTGACTGGATTCGCGCCCACATACAAGAGGATAGTTGGACAGGTTGAAGGATACAGCAA GAAGCGGATCCCTGGCTGGACTGACCGTATTCTTTTTGCCTCTCATACCGATCCCCCACATCTCTTTTCTCCCCAAGCGTCGTTGGACCCCGTCCCCTCTAACGTAGCTAGCACAACCACTATTCTCCATTTCAACTCCACACCTGGGCTTGTCATTTCTGACCACAAGCCTGTCCATGCGATTCTCTCCTTACCGGAAGTTTCTCACGAAACACCCTCTCCTCATCTCGCACCTGTGCTTCCTCCCGCTCCTTCACCTCATCAACCAAGACCTATTCCCACGCAGCGCGAGGTCCTTATGATTGAAAAGTTCTTCGGGACTTTGCTCGATAGACTTATCGGGTGGCCGTGGTGTATAATCGTCCTGCTTGGGTTCGGCAACACACGTACAGGTATGGGCGTGAGCGCCTTTGTGGCGATGATTTGGGGCATCTGGTGGAGCGGGCTATACTCTAGATAA
- a CDS encoding Gamma-adaptin (Golgi adaptor HA1/AP1 adaptin gamma subunit), putative (Similar to TIGR gene model, INSD accession AAW40738.1) yields MSGHYNLKALIKAIRSCKTLADERSVIQKESAAIRTSFKEEDTFARHNNVAKLLYIHMLGYPAHFGQIECLKLVASPRFSDKRLGYLGIMLLLDENQEVLTLVTNSLKNDMNHSNVYAVGLALCTFANISSEEMSRDLSNEIEKLLGSSNAYIRKKAALCALRIIRRVPDLLDHFTAKAKSLLQDRNHGVLLAGITLVTEMCTISEDVCAEFRRATGLLVKHLKNLVSTGYSAEHDVLGIADPFLQTKILRLLRLLGKGDVASSEAMNDILAQVATNTDSSKNVGNSILYETVLTVLEIEADSGLRVMAINILGKFLTNRDNNIRYVALNTLNKVVSMDTNAVQRHRNTIIDCLRDGDISIRRRALELSYALINESNIRVMTRELLSFLEVADNEFKLGLTTEICLAAERFAPNKRWQIDTVLRVLKIAGNFVRDEIISAFIRLVSHTPELQFYTAQRLYAALSSDLSQESLTLATVWIIGEFGDILLQGGTIDDGDEVKQVSDSDLVDLLEHVLNSPYADSLTRQFVMTALAKLSVRISELSTPNQNTLQDRIAVILASFSSSLELEIQQRAIEFGSLFSMREFKMGVLERMPPPEIRATIMGTVSERKPVGSTRTDKDMIADLIGDDSAPNSGGLHVTATGPSTQDLLADIFGTGASDIASPGANTPAAPKSAASDIMSLFNTAPAATASPPVASSSSAGPAGGSLFDLVTPSPSTSSAPTPAPASTSAVKPQLQTYTAYDKDSLKITLTPKVSPAQPGVVQILARFTTNGTEKIEGVNLQVAVPKTQQLQMQAMSSQMIAPGSVETQQMRIHVPIGAAIRLRMRISFTRAGQSLTDQQDFAGFPPGLTGSK; encoded by the exons ATGAGTGGCCACTACAATTTGAAAG CCCTAATCAAGGCCATTCGCTCTTGCAAG ACCCTTGCCGATGAGCGCTCAGTCATCCAGAAGGAATCAGCTGCTATCAGA ACATCTTTCAAAGAGGAAGACACCTTTGCCCGGCATAACAATGTTGCCAAGCTTCTCTACATCCACATGCTAGGCTATCCTGCCCACTTTGGACAGATAGAATGCCTCAAACTGGTTGCCAGCCCTCGGTTTTCGGACAAGAGATTGGGGTATTTGGGAATCATGTTACTGTTGGATGAAAATCAGGAGGTGTTGACATTGGTGACAAACTCTTTGAAGAA CGACATGAATCACTCCAATGTTTATGCTGTCGGCTTAGCTCTTTGCACTTTCGCCAACATCTCGTCAGAAGAAATGTCTCGAGATTTGAGCAACGAGATTGAGAAGCTTTTGGGAAGCAGCAATGCGTACATTAGAAAGAAG GCCGCCCTTTGTGCTTTGCGGATCATCCGTCGAGTCCCCGATTTGCTGGACCATTTCACCGCTAAAGCCAAGTCCCTCCTTCAAGACCGAAACCATGGTGTTCTTCTCGCTGGTATAACCCTTGTCACTGAGATGTGTACCATCAGTGAGGATGTGTGCGCCGAATTCCGCAGA GCAACCGGTTTATTGGTTAAACACCTCAAAAACCTTGTATCCACTGGTTACAGCGCCGAACATGACGTTCTTGGTATTGCCGATCCATTTTTGCAAACCAAAATTTTAAGATTGCTTCGACTCCTCGGTAAAGGTGATGTGGCGTCTAGTGAAGCAATGAACGACATACTTGCACAGGTTGCCACCAATACCGACTCATCAAAGAATGTGGGAAACTCAATCCTGTACGAAACAGTCTTAACTGTATTGGAGATTGAGGCGGATAGTGGGTTGCGGGTTATGGCGATCAACATACTCGGGAAATTCTTAACGAACAGAGATAACAATATAAG ATACGTCGCTTTGAATACCCTGAACAAAGTTGTTTCAATGGACACCAACGCTGTCCAACGTCATCGTAATACCATTATCGATTGTCTGCGAGACGGTGATATTTCCATCCGTCGGCGTGCACTTGAGCTTTCCTACGCTTTGATCAATGAGAGTAACATTAGGGTGATGACTCGAGAGCTGCTATCTTTCCTTGAGGTCGCCGATAATGAATTCAAGCTCGGTTTGACTACGGAAATTTGCCTGGCCGCAGAGAGATTTGCGCCAAACAAGAGATGGCAAATCGACACTGTCTTGCGCGTCCTCAAAATT GCTGGTAACTTCGTACGAGACGAAATTATCTCAGCATTTATCCGCCTAGTCAGCCATACTCCTGAGCTTCAGTTCTACACTGCCCAACGATTATATGCGGCTTTATCTAGTGACTTGTCTCAAGAAAGTTTAACGCTTGCAACAGTCTGGATTATTGGCGAGTTTGGTGATATTTTACTGCAAGGAGGGACAATTGATGACGGAGACGAGGTCAAACAA GTATCTGATTCTGATCTCGTTGATCTCCTTGAACACGTGTTGAATTCTCCTTATGCCGACAGTCTCACTCGCCAGTTTGTTATGACGGCCTTGGCTAAACTCTCTGTCCGCATCAGTGAACTTTCGACCCCCAATCAAAATACCTTGCAAGACCGCATTGCAGTCATACTCgcttccttttcctcaaGTTTGGAACTTGAGATTCAGCAGCGTGCAATTGAATTCGGAAGCTTGTTTTCCATGAGGGAGTTTAAGATGGGTGTTTTGGAAAGAATGCCACCTCCAGAAATCAGAGCCACGATCATGGGCACTGTCAGTGAAAGAAAGCCTGTTGGGTCTACCAGAACTGACAAGGACATGATCGCCGATCTTATCGGTGACGATTCCGCTCCGAACTCCGGTGGTCTTCACGTTACTGCCACGGGTCCGTCAACTCAGGATCTACTAGCCGACATTTTCGGTACTGGGGCGAGCGACATTGCTTCTCCGGGCGCCAATACTCCAGCTGCTCCCAAATCCGCTGCCAGTGATATCATGTCCTTATTCAACACCGCTCCCGCAGCTACTGCTTCTCCTCCCGTTgcatcttcctcatcagCTGGCCCCGCTGGCGGATCTCTATTTGATTTGGTGACTCCTTCTCCGTCCACTTCTTCTGCTCCTACACCAGCCCCTGCATCCACGTCTGCTGTCAAACCTCAACTTCAGACTTACACTGCCTATGACAAGGATTCGCTTAAGATTACACTCACTCCGAAAGTGTCACCCGCTCAGCCCGGGGTCGTGCAAATCCTTGCCCGGTTCACGACCAATGGCACAGAAAAGATTGAGGGAGTCAACCTCCAGGTGGCCGTTCCCAAG ACCCAACAGCTCCAAATGCAAGCGATGTCGAGCCAAATGATCGCTCCGGGGAGTGTCGAGACGCAGCAAATGAGAATCCATGTCCCTATCGGA GCTGCCATCAGGTTGAGAATGCGAATCTCATTCACAAGAGCGGGTCAGTCACTTACCGACCAACAGGACTTTGCTGGTTTCCCCCCAGGATTGACTGGCTCCAAATGA
- a CDS encoding Hypothetical Protein (Similar to TIGR gene model, INSD accession AAW40742.1): MAEDNSEGLSNTPLDLLINAIAGNHYPIPHDHTDEHDHEHEHDVSLDHLLSQRKDSTGDSQQHASSHKRARSREVVSPRQRKVPKPLASQAMFYPGFAPADTSPGSLDQDNNHQFSTLQVWHPTTGQKSYGKERRMLNPPPILRLSGPTSSCISSITMVSVVSPNITQSVAICAPQTHHMGRPLDITPHLTPGAEDKKKERREEQRKLRTAALNAGFAATLPKNRNATDLKDRTLLKDGLTFPGLWIGEEAGKMKEFRLELKIYAQSREKDLRSPSAQDFAQSSYHLTASENDHETAHTFADMLEPPSMDALQPLAEAVQQSSQEGHDTLSEHFPNVDASLASADLHSDNDAEHPGNSQLPITETITEEQPLGSFLSGPIRIVSKPSRKTSKTRSLAICFPRDSVFALWTRIHGQTVRTKWMNLEANFNGHGPRLTSRTAKWTPFRFEVLDYANAPFACRTPRNKFDETDSLEGQQLTYGSVVVLVDLQTGVKSDPVKVVRVESGKSVVGQHDGHPVSELQRIGLVRTIDGQEDMSEGCRWYLSAPGARIGGGELCAESAPGIRMRRQKVNIKAASQLKESNEEKGTETKSTSHDEPHLTSSFLQDPQTLSAIENVSGSSTETTHNQQSVLSIELNLPEGVHSEGTFDHPDPQPVIDPSFENMAPLADSQQQAQNKKEQGSFQRKGNKTRRLALAAAVLAEDDDNAVQTLLSWVKAERNEEILAGADGSDTQTDEVKSVIVDSVADWMSWTIGGAASFSFTFKSTEHNGERVEPS; the protein is encoded by the exons ATGGCCGAAGACAACAGCGAGGGGTTATCAAACACCCCTCTTGATCTCCTCATCAATGCCATTGCAGGGAACCACTATCCCATTCCCCACGACCACACTGACGAACATGACCACGAACACGAGCACGATGTCAGTCTCGACCATCTGTTATCGCAACGCAAAGACTCGACCGGGGACAGCCAACAGCATGCC TCTTCCCACAAACGTGCTAGATCACGCGAAGTTGTTTCTCCTAGGCAACGTAAAGTGCCCAAGCCTTTGGCGTCTCAAGCTATGTTCTATCCAGGATTTGCGCCAGCCGATACATCTCCTGGATCCCTCGACCAGGATAACAACCATCAGTTTAGTACTCTGCAGGTGTGGCATCCTACAACAGGTCAAAAGAGCTATGGTAAAGAGAGAAG AATGTTAAACCCTCCCCCTATTCTCCGCCTTTCCGGGCCTACATCGTCGTGCATATCATCCATTACAATGGTCTCTGTAGTCTCTCCAAATATAACGCAATCCGTCGCCATCTGTGCACCGCAGACGCACCATATGGGCCGCCCTTTAGATATTACACCCCATTTAACGCCAGGGGCTGAAgacaagaagaaagagaggcGAGAAGAACAGAGAAAACTGCGCACTGCCGCCTTGAACGCTGGCTTCGCCGCAACGCTTCCCAAAAACAGGAATGCGACCGATCTTAAAGATCGGACATTGTTGAAAGATGGTTTGACCTTCCCGGGTCTTTGgattggagaagaagcggggaagatgaaggagtTTCGCCTAGAGCTGAAGATTTACGCCCAATCCAGAGAGAAGGATTTGAGGTCACCCTCAGCACAAGATTTCGCGCAATCTTCATACCACCTTACTGCTTCGGAAAATGATCATGAAACTGCTCACACCTTTGCTGACATGCTTGAGCCACCCTCAATGGATGCTCTCCAGCCTCTGGCAGAAGCGGTGCAGCAATCTAGTCAGGAGGGACATGACACATTATCTGAACACTTCCCCAATGTTGATGCTTCTCTTGCTTCTGCCGATCTGCATAGTGACAATGATGCGGAGCACCCAGGCAATTCCCAATTACCGATTACAGAAACAATTACAGAAGAACAGCCGTTAGGGTCATTCTTATCTGGGCCGATCCGAATTGTGTCAAAACCTTCTCGGAAAACCTCAAAAACCCGGTCTTTGGCCATATGCTTCCCACGCGATTCAGTCTTTGCCCTCTGGACCCGTATTCATGGGCAGACTGTACGTACCAAGTGGATGAATCTTGAGGCCAACTTCAACGGGCATGGTCCTCGCTTGACATCAAGAACAGCGAAGTGGACCCCGTTTCGTTTTGAAGTTCTTGATTATGCAAATGCCCCTTTTGCATGCAGGACCCCTCGAAACAAATTTGATGAGACAGACTCTCTTGAAGGGCAACAACTCACCTATGGTTCCGTTGTCGTCTTGGTCGACTTGCAAACTGGCGTCAAGTCAGATCCTGTCAAGGTAGTTAGGGTAGAGTCAGGCAAGTCAGTGGTGGGACAACATGATGGTCATCCTGTGAGTGAACTGCAACGGATCGGACTTGTAAGGACCATAGATGGACAGGAAGACATGTCGGAAGGGTGTCGGTGGTATCTCAGTGCACCTGGCGCTAGAATAGGAGGGGGGGAGCTCTGTGCGGAGTCGGCACCTGGCATACGAATGAGAAGACAAAAGGTCAACATCAAGGCAGCCTCACAGCTCAAGGAGTCGAACGAGGAAAAAGGGACGGAGACAAAAAGTACTTCACATGATGAACCTCATCTCACTTCTTCATTCCTACAAGATCCTCAAACACTCAGCGCTATTGAAAATGTATCTGGTTCGTCCACCGAGACCACCCACAATCAACAGTCTGTCCTTTCCATCGAACTTAATCTCCCCGAGGGAGTTCATTCTGAGGGTACTTTCGATCATCCAGATCCCCAGCCAGTTATCGATCCCTCTTTCGAAAACATGGCCCCTCTAGCTGACAGCCAACAACAAGCCCAAAACAAGAAGGAGCAAGGTTCGTTCCAGAGAAAAGGCAATAAGACCAGGCGACTTGCTCTGGCAGCTGCTGTCCTGGcggaagatgatgataaCGCTGTCCAAACTCTTCTTAGCTGGGTCAAAGCAGAGAGAAATGAAGAGATTCTGGCTGGCGCGGATGGTTCAGATACCCAAACAGATGAGGTAAAATCGGTCATTGTAGACTCTGTGGCAGACTGGATGTCCTGGACGATTGGCGGAGCAG CTTCATTTTCGTTCACCTTCAAATCAACCGAACACAACGGGGAACGAGTGGAACCGTCATGA
- a CDS encoding Hypothetical Protein (Similar to TIGR gene model, INSD accession AAW40746.1), producing the protein MNTLDREKGKLKSGWGKEEREAPLPMGQWPNHVEGYVTPASERRWMGKRRESAPAVKDDGFWEGVVTRASTPVNPGVKLKAYEIPIFPHIAKHPSFLSIPSKCSSSSSNRALWSDRYRPLKASEVIGNEVEATYLRDWLSALAVGGQHAKGSKVVRQVVKKPKSALIDGFIVDDLGLYGEASNSEVDVEDENPHLEDLPDPPISRDLNARPNNYPSLASRLANTILLTGPTGSGKTAAVYAAAHELGWEVFEVYVGMGKRTGANLMKWVGELGKNHTVLQQDGKLQKVIDDNEKKRKSKAKEKGLSSFFDKGSFKSSKVSSSQGLANDPIDIESNDEGDKILVDENAGISEGESGIRFKESLLLIDEADILFEEEGSFWPAVIALASESRRPIVLTCNDHQLIPKAQLPLQAILQFHPIPSFIALPLLQAISSQESRLSRKPCSPCLETIFREAIHQTSEKDVLGDQCLPPNGHERIPFFDLRQAMMQLQLGLTGQIPQRSCAKKHETPEEDKKKDDLQLMAQKMEVISFSDAFINVRPRVLMELYDIDKLQPTSDEELEVAALLKPEMGETYPILAMIDRSSEIADSLVQAVGGHLSPFGDLGLARAKYIRSVLSLLDPLTPLSEPLLPHSSLFIHTLPTVQSILSADDIFETLEQQAADRGDERINPKTGKPMRRGAEYTYTRYWDLEGAEDEARGISRLIW; encoded by the exons ATGAATACTCTGGATagggaaaagggaaaaTTGAAAAGTGGATGGGGtaaagaagaaagagaagctCCTCTACCAATGGGACAATGGCCAAATCACGTAGAAGGCTACGTCACTCCAGCTTCTGAACGTAGATGGATGGGGAAAAGACGCGAATCAGCACCCGCCGTgaaggatgatggattTTGGGAAGGTGTTGTCACTCGAGCGTCTACTCCTGTCAATCCGGGGGTAAAGTTAAAAGCATATGAAATTCCCATTTTTCCTCATATCGCCAAACACCCATCCTTTTTATCCATTCCGTCCAAATGctcttcgtcatcttctAATCGCGCCCTTTGGTCTGATCGCTATCGTCCTCTAAAAGCATCCGAAGTGATAGGTAACGAAGTTGAAGCAACCTATCTCCGAGATTGGTTATCTGCCCTCGCCGTAGGTGGACAACATGCCAAAGGTTCGAAGGTTGTCAGACAGGTTGTAAAGAAACCGAAGTCAGCCTTAATTGATGGCTTTATTGTGGATGACCTGGGACTTTACGGGGAAGCATCTAATTCCGAAGTGGACGTTGAGGATGAGAACCCGCACCTTGAGGATCTCCCGGATCCTCCCATCTCTCGTGATCTCAACGCCCGTCCCAATAATTACCCTTCTTTGGCCTCTCGACTTGCCAATACCATTCTCCTTACAGGGCCAACAGGTTCGGGCAAAACAGCTGCAGTGTATGCTGCCGCTCATGAGCTAGGTTGGGAGGTATTTGAAGTTTATGTGGGAATGGGTAAACGGACTGGTGCAAATTTGATGAAGTGGGTAGGAGAATTAGGAAAGAATCATACGGTCCTCCAGCAGGATGGCAAATTACAGAAGGTGATTGACGACAAtgagaaaaagaggaagagcaaggCGAAAGAGAAAGGTCTCTCGTCATTTTTTGATAAGGGATCATTCAAGTCTAGTAAGGTCTCCTCAAGCCAGGGGCTTGCCAATGATCCGATAGACATTGAGTCTAATGACGAGGGCGACAAGATATTGGTGGATGAAAATGCCGGTATTTCTGAAGGGGAGTCAGGAATCAGATTCAAAGAGTCACTGCTTCTAATTGACGAAGCGGACATCTTAtttgaagaggaagggtCGTTCTGGCCAGCAGTGATCGCTTTAGCTTCCGAGTCAAGGAGACCGATAGTATTGACTTGTAATG ACCATCAGCTGATACCAAAAGCCCAACTACCTCTCCAGGCAATTCTACAATTCCACCCTATTCCATCATTCATTGCCCTCCCGTTGCTTCAGGCTATATCTTCACAAGAATCACGATTGAGCAGAAAACCTTGTAGCCCTTGTCTAGAGACCATCTTTCGAGAAGCTATCCATCAAACGTCCGAAAAGGATGTGCTTGGCGACCAATGTCTGCCACCTAATGGACACGAGCGGATACCATTCTTCGACCTTCGACAAGCGATGATGCAACTGCAACTTGGGTTGACAGGTCAAATACCCCAGAGGAGCTGTGCAAAGAAACATGAAACCCCAGAGGAGGATAAGAAAAAGGACGATCTACAGCTAATGGCACAAAAAATGGAAGTCATCTCGTTCTCCGATGCCTTCATCAATGTGCGACCTAGGGTATTAATGGAA CTTTATGACATTGACAAGCTGCAACCAACTTCAGATGAGGAACTTGAGGTTGCTGCCCTGTTGAAACCGGAGATGGGCGAGACGTATCCCATCCTCGCAATGATCGATAGATCGTCGGAGATTGCGGATTCACTCGTCCAGGCCGTTGGTGGACATCTGTCACCTTTTGGTGACCTTGGCCTTGCAAG GGCAAAGTACATCCGCTCTGTTCTCTCATTACTGGATCCCCTGACCCCTCTATCGGAACCTTTATTGCCCCATTCAAGTCTTTTCATTCATACCCTCCCTACAGTACAAAGTATTCTTTCCGCAGACGACATCTTTGAGACTCTTGAGCAGCAAGCTGCAGATAGAGGCGACGAGCGAATTAATCCAAAAACGGGGAAGCCTATGCGTCGGGGAGCAGAATATACGTATACTAGGTATTGGGATTTGGAGGGGGCGGAGGATGAGGCAAGGGGGATTAGTAGATTAATTTGGTAA